A window of Nitratireductor kimnyeongensis genomic DNA:
GTGAGTTCAGCCGTCGCAACCCCTCGGTCCTCCTGGACATGCAGATCCATACCACGGAAGAGCAGCTTGCCCTCTTGAAGGATAGAAAGGTGGATGTGGCTTTCGTTCGCCCTCCGCGAACGGCCTCGGGCATTTCCTATCGGGAAATCTATCGCGAGGGCTTCGTCGCCGTGCTTCCGGCAGAATCGCCCCTTGCCACACGGAAGAGCCTGGAAGTCGAAGACCTGCGAGACGAAAACTTCATCACCTATTCTTCCATTGTCGGGGTCAGTTATCAGGACGTGGTCCTGCAGCACTGCCGCAAGGCGGGTTTCGTGCCGAAAGTCGTGCAGGAGGTCAGCCACACGATGACGGTCGTGGCCATGGCGTCTGCCGGCATTGGTGTTGGCATTGTCCCGGCCTGGGTTGTCATGACGCCGATGGAAAACGTGGTTTACCGCGAGCTTCCGAAACTTCCGAAAGCTGTATCGCTGGTTGTCGCCTGGCGCGAAGACAGCATGAATCCCTTCGTGCGCGATTTTGTGAAATGCACGCTCGCTGCCGTCGGCGAAACCGGCCGCTGAGGTCGAGCCATACCATCAGATGCCCGATGCAGGGCTGGAGGGAACAGCCCCTGGATCGTTGCAATATGAACCCTGCAGAGGGTCGGACATGATACGATCGCGGCCAGCTTGCTTGGCGCTATAAAGATGACGGTCCGCCCGCATCAGCAGGGTTGCGAGATCGTCGTCGGCATTCTTCAGCGCAATGCCGAAACTTGCCGAAAGCTGGATATTCTTTCGGGGGATCGAATGTATCTTCGATGACAGTGCTTGGCGCAATCGTTCGGCGAGATCGCGGGCGCCCGCGATGTCTGTATGCGGTAGAAGGAGCGCGAACTCCTCACCACCGATCCGGCCGACAATATCGCTCGAGCGCGCGCATTTCCGCAACATACCTCCGAATTCTCTGAGTGCTGCGTCTCCGCCGTGATGGCCGAGCGTGTCGTTGATCTGTTTGAAATGATCGAGATCGCAGACGATGAGAGAGAGCGGAGCTTTGCGCCGCGATTTCATATGGCGGCGTGCCTGCTCTTCAAAGCCTCGACGGTTCAGCACGCCGGTCAGCCCATCCAGGTCTCGATCCCGCCGCAACGCATTCATTACGTCCGTCAGGATAGTGGCGAGGACAGTTAAGGCAAGTGCAGCCCCCATGACAGACAGCGAAAGTTGCAGCGTTTGCCAGAACAATGAATCGCCCGGAGCCATGGCCAGCTTTGGCAAAGAGCTTTTTGCCGTCAGCAATGTTCGCGGAAAGAAATGCAAAGCAAAGGCAAGCAGGACCCAAAAGAGAACATGGTCGGCTCTGCCGGTCTTGCGGGTTGGCAAGATGCGCAGCGCCACGACGAGGAGAACTGCACCGTAGCTGAAGTTCTGCACATAGATCCGCGCCAACAGATTGGGCTGAACATATGCGAAATACCACAACGACGTCATGATCGCCGCGATGAGAGCTATTCCGGCGATGAACCCGAGCCTTTTGCCGGCGCGACGTAAAATGCCCACGCTCGCCAGCATCACGGCCAGCGTGTAGAGAAACCCGGAGAAGAGCGCATTCGGCCCGATTCCCGTAGGCCATTGCAGAACTTGGGAAAGCATGGCGAGACCGAACAGAGCGGACGCGCCGGCGAGAACGGCAGAATGCAGGTGACGCCTGTCCACCGACCAAACCCACATGAAACCAAACGCAAACAAGAGCAGAATGGTCGGACCGATCAAGCCGGTCATGCTGATCTCAGGGCTATTCTCCATTGGGGCATCCAGCATGCTAAGGAGCGCCGGGCCTGGGCGCGGCGCTCAAAGTCCTTCACGCTTTCCCTAATGTCAGATTCACAACAAAGGTTGAAGAGATGTCGGTGACGCACCCCAGTGTCGTTGCCGGAGACTGGATCACCTGCACCAATCGCTGATGCGCAGAGGCCATTGGCCCTTTGATTCCTTTGGGTTAGTGCGTCGCTGGCAAACACATGGAATCGGGAGCGGCATGGAAGATTATCTTATTCTGGCAGTTGCAGCTTTCTTCGCGGGCACGTTGAACACCGTGGCGGGTGGAGGAACCTTCCTGACCTTCCCGGCTCTCGTCTATGCAGGTATTCCAATTGTCTCTGCCAACGCCACCAGCGCTGTCGCCGTGTTCCCCGGCTATCTAGGGGGCGCGCTTGGTTTCCGATCCGAGATCGCTGCCTTCGACCGTCGCCGTCTCGTGCACATTGCCGCCCTCACGGCCCTTGGCGGGTTGGTCGGCTCGCTTCTCCTGCTTGTGTCCTCCAACAAGGCATTCTCGCTCGTTGTCCCATTCCTGCTGGCCATCGCCACGGTCACCTTCGCCTTCGGTACGAAGATTCAAAGCATCGCCCGCCGTTTTGGCAGCGGAACGGGGAAGGGCTGGTTCAGCACTCTTCTGATTTCGATCTACGGCGGCTATTTCAATGGCGGTCTGGGCATCGTCCTGTTGGCGCTCTTCTCGCTCTGGGGCATGCGCGATCTGAACACGATGAACGGCCTGAAAAGCGGCCTTTCTTTCATCCTCTCGGCCATTTCCGTGATCACCTTCGCGGTTGCCGGCATTGTTGCCTGGCCGCAGGCGCTGGTCATGATGGTTGCGTCCACGATCGGCGGATATGCAGGCGCTCCGTTGGCCCGCGCGCTCCCGGCTTCTGTGGTGCGGTTGGTGGTTATCGTGGTCGGAACGGTGATGAGCCTGATCTTCTTTTCAAGATAGTTTTAGGTGCTTGGGGGGCGGCGTTCGCGATTATGGCGTTAGCTTATGTGGCGCCGTCATTCGGGCGAGGGGATATGCTGGCAACTTGATTCAGTCATGATTTGCCGTTCGGCGAGCGCAATGAAGGGCCTTCCGGTTCCTGCCGCATAACCCGGGCTGCGCCGAAAGCTCTTTTGTTCAACCCAGCCTTGCT
This region includes:
- a CDS encoding LysR substrate-binding domain-containing protein, which codes for MQSLGAIEFRHLRYFMRVAQELHFGRAAEMLGVSQAPLSLQIRQLEERLGVRLFDRTTRSVTLTPAGRVLFEKAQQVLVSLEEGIRETQAAGGLSSGRLRIAAVYVGLYNFMSKAMREFSRRNPSVLLDMQIHTTEEQLALLKDRKVDVAFVRPPRTASGISYREIYREGFVAVLPAESPLATRKSLEVEDLRDENFITYSSIVGVSYQDVVLQHCRKAGFVPKVVQEVSHTMTVVAMASAGIGVGIVPAWVVMTPMENVVYRELPKLPKAVSLVVAWREDSMNPFVRDFVKCTLAAVGETGR
- a CDS encoding GGDEF domain-containing protein, yielding MLASVGILRRAGKRLGFIAGIALIAAIMTSLWYFAYVQPNLLARIYVQNFSYGAVLLVVALRILPTRKTGRADHVLFWVLLAFALHFFPRTLLTAKSSLPKLAMAPGDSLFWQTLQLSLSVMGAALALTVLATILTDVMNALRRDRDLDGLTGVLNRRGFEEQARRHMKSRRKAPLSLIVCDLDHFKQINDTLGHHGGDAALREFGGMLRKCARSSDIVGRIGGEEFALLLPHTDIAGARDLAERLRQALSSKIHSIPRKNIQLSASFGIALKNADDDLATLLMRADRHLYSAKQAGRDRIMSDPLQGSYCNDPGAVPSSPASGI
- a CDS encoding sulfite exporter TauE/SafE family protein, which codes for MEDYLILAVAAFFAGTLNTVAGGGTFLTFPALVYAGIPIVSANATSAVAVFPGYLGGALGFRSEIAAFDRRRLVHIAALTALGGLVGSLLLLVSSNKAFSLVVPFLLAIATVTFAFGTKIQSIARRFGSGTGKGWFSTLLISIYGGYFNGGLGIVLLALFSLWGMRDLNTMNGLKSGLSFILSAISVITFAVAGIVAWPQALVMMVASTIGGYAGAPLARALPASVVRLVVIVVGTVMSLIFFSR